A stretch of DNA from Micromonospora sp. NBC_01813:
CGCTTCACCACCGCGGTGACCCGGGCGCCCGCCAGCATCCCGGTGTCCCGCACTGTTGCCCGCCCACAACCGATCAACCGGCACGCCTCCGCCGGTTGAGCGCCTTCGGCCAGGCGTTTTCCCCCGGTTAGGGCGGGCAGTGCCGGGCGAGAGTGCGGGGCTGGACGGAACCCCCGCAGCAGCGGTCCCGTACTCTCGCCCGGCCGTTCAGATGTCGTCGGACGGTCCGGTGAGCGCCTGCGCGTAGCGCAGTTGGGGAGTCGAGACCGGTCCGATCCATCCGTCGCGTCGCCCGCCGTCGGGTTGCCAGCCGCCGCGCTCGTAGAAGCGTCGCGCACGCTGATTGGCGGTGATCACCCACAGCGTGCCCCGCAGGTACCGACGGCGGCGCATCGTGTCGAGCGCGTCGCGGATCAGCGCCGTGCCGACGCCGCGACCGTGGTACCGGTCGTCGACGTGGATGGCGTACAGCTCGCCGGTCACCGGGTCGCCGTCCTCGTCCGGGCCGACGTAGGTGAAGCCGGCCAGGGTGCCGTCGGTCTCGGCGACGGTCAGCAGGTGGGTGTCGCGTTCGTAGCTCCACCGCTCGACCCACCATCCGGCGATGGCGTCGGCGGGTACGGCGGTCAGCGCGGATTCCGGCACGATGTCCCGGTAGGCGCTGCACCGGGACCGGTAGTGCAGGTGGCCGACCGCAGTGACGTCGTCAGGCTGGGCCGGGCGCAGGGTGACCGCCACCTGGCGAGCCTACCGGCATGGAACGACCCCCGGGGCTTCCGCGTCGGGTGACGCGGGCCGGCTGGACTTGGCCGGCACCCCGGGGGTCGGGTGGCTGTCGTGCATTCGCCGCACCGCTGCCACACGGTCTCGACGATCTGAGCTGTCGAGGACAGCGGCTAGCGGGCAGCCACCTCACGAGTCCTATAGCTATTCAACGCTGGACCACCTCCTTTCCCGTGTACGGCCACGCTAGCCGGGGTCGCGGGCGGGCGGCAACGGTTTTTCCGGCGACCCGCCAGACTGTGTCGGCGTGGCAACCCGACGCCACCCGGCGCCACCCGGCGCCCCACCCGGCGCCCGGCCAGCGGTGGGCCGTGCGGGTCGTGGGATGCCGAGGCAGGCGCGGCACTCACGCTACTAATTGTCACCAGGCGAACACTTAAAGTGTGCTGGCGTGCATGGTATTGATGTTGGTCTTATCCCGGCATGCTGCCGACAAAATGATCTACCTGCGTTGACGGAAGCGTCGCCCCCCTTGTCGAGTGTGGCCGACATCTGCCATCGTCTTTTCCGGATGGTGCATGAAGTGCTCCACGACCGATCCGGTGGGTTGCCTGTCGTTGGCACCCTCCTGGGTGGGCCGCGAGGTAGACGGGTCGTTACGCCGAGTCGGTGGAGGCTCGTCGAACGCGTCCGCGCGCCATCCCCGCGGCCCTGGCCATTAGCGTCGTGTGCT
This window harbors:
- a CDS encoding GNAT family N-acetyltransferase, whose protein sequence is MAVTLRPAQPDDVTAVGHLHYRSRCSAYRDIVPESALTAVPADAIAGWWVERWSYERDTHLLTVAETDGTLAGFTYVGPDEDGDPVTGELYAIHVDDRYHGRGVGTALIRDALDTMRRRRYLRGTLWVITANQRARRFYERGGWQPDGGRRDGWIGPVSTPQLRYAQALTGPSDDI